One Campylobacter sp. MG1 genomic window carries:
- a CDS encoding efflux RND transporter periplasmic adaptor subunit, with protein sequence MKKILFILFAINLYSDSIYASFDVVAQKSAKLALPSVGIVDNIYVSVGDSVKKDDILLNLDYAIEQVGLDSSMVDLDLANTALKFANNTLSRYKQVESVINKQNLDEISFKKDEASNKLRAAKINISKYKTLISQKQLKAPFDGVITAKFIEVGEGVGGVAQPLFILDSYPDVKLLLSFDEKYVNLVKVGDTYEYMLDGLKISGKISKIYPNIDMKTRKVYAEVLAKDIKIGSFGEGYIITDK encoded by the coding sequence TTGAAGAAAATATTATTTATTTTATTCGCTATAAATTTATATTCGGATAGCATATATGCTAGTTTTGATGTTGTAGCACAAAAAAGTGCAAAATTAGCTTTACCATCGGTAGGTATTGTTGATAATATATATGTTAGTGTTGGCGATAGTGTAAAAAAGGATGATATTTTGCTAAATTTAGATTATGCAATAGAACAAGTTGGACTTGATAGTTCTATGGTTGATTTAGATTTAGCTAATACAGCTTTAAAATTTGCTAATAATACTTTATCTCGTTACAAACAAGTTGAGTCAGTAATTAATAAACAAAATTTAGATGAAATAAGTTTTAAAAAAGATGAAGCTAGTAATAAATTAAGAGCAGCTAAAATTAACATTTCAAAATATAAAACTTTAATAAGTCAAAAACAGTTAAAAGCACCTTTTGATGGTGTTATTACTGCTAAATTTATAGAAGTAGGAGAGGGTGTTGGCGGAGTTGCCCAGCCTTTGTTTATTCTTGATTCTTATCCTGATGTTAAATTATTACTTAGTTTTGATGAAAAATATGTGAATTTGGTAAAAGTTGGTGATACTTATGAGTATATGTTAGATGGTTTGAAAATTAGTGGAAAAATTAGTAAAATATATCCTAATATTGATATGAAAACTAGAAAAGTTTATGCAGAAGTTTTGGCAAAAGATATAAAAATAGGTTCTTTTGGCGAAGGTTATATAATAACGGATAAATAA